One genomic region from Drosophila subpulchrella strain 33 F10 #4 breed RU33 chromosome 2R, RU_Dsub_v1.1 Primary Assembly, whole genome shotgun sequence encodes:
- the LOC119551892 gene encoding leucine-rich repeat-containing protein 4B — translation MELHWQLLTFIVCLQSLRSAGFILQEERKCTYGRIEKLLRIRCYDLDLKEVPQNLKTSVEVLDLSHNRIRKLKSGSFQKYTDIKFLMLYDNMILSVEVGTFEPLTSLQEIDLSNNGLTTIPLELFQLPRLRNLYIDSNELTSLNLQALEKPVRAPLEYLNVAGCELQELPDLGILPKLWQLNASMNPLQNFKIDTLANLCHLQVIDLTKSQLSQCGCQQVTNHLMMLGASPKFVPVCMEALDIRECPLPYNRTIHSETFASCQTTVELAESRSIWLFGAGCFGGFCIVLLILIFCLIHCRRKRTQRRMRNVQRRKPFVISPKNAINRQPEDEPLHCDTARK, via the exons ATGGAACTGCATTGGCAGCTGCTGACGTTCATCGTGTGCCTCCAGAGTCTGCGATCCGCCGGATTCATCCTGCAGGAAGAGCGCAAGTGCACGTACGGTCGCATCGAGAAGCTACTGCGCATCCGCTGCTACGACTTGGACCTCAAGGAGGTGCCCCAGAACCTCAAGACCTCGGTGGAG GTTCTGGATCTATCGCACAATCGCATCAGGAAGCTGAAAAGTGGCTCGTTTCAGAAGTACACAGACATTAAGTTTCTGATGCTCTATGATAACATGATCTTATCGGTGGAGGTGGGAACCTTTGAGCCACTTACCTCGCTCCAG GAAATAGATCTTTCGAATAATGGACTGACAACGATTCCGCTGGAGCTGTTCCAGCTGCCGCGACTGAGAAACCTCTACATAGACAGCAATGAGCTGACATCCCTGAATCTCCAGGCGCTGGAGAAGCCTGTCCGGGCTCCACTGGAGTACCTGAACGTGGCAGGCTGCGAGCTGCAGGAGCTGCCCGATCTGGGAATACTGCCAA AGCTCTGGCAACTGAATGCCTCGATGAATCCCCTGCAGAACTTCAAGATCGACACTCTGGCGAACCTGTGTCACCTGCAGGTCATCGATCTGACCAAGTCGCAGCTCAGCCAGTGTGGCTGCCAGCAGGTCACCAACCATCTCATGATGCTCGGCGCCAGTCCGAAGTTCGTGCCCGTTTGCATGG AGGCGCTCGACATCCGCGAATGTCCACTGCCCTACAATCGAACGATCCACTCGGAGACATTCGCCAGTTGCCAGACGACGGTGGAGTTGGCCGAATCGCGCAGCATTTGGCTCTTTGGCGCGGGCTGCTTCGGAGGCTTTTGCATTGTGCTTTTAA TTCTCATTTTCTGCTTGATACACTGCCGAAGAAAACGCACCCAACGACGAATGCGAAATGTCCAGAGGCGAAAGCCGTTTGTGATCTCGCCCAAGAACGCCATCAACCGTCAACCGGAGGACGAACCTCTGCACTGTGATACTGCCCGAAAATAG
- the LOC119552020 gene encoding maternal protein tudor: MNGQPPNAGPSKVDLYITHVDHVGPYLKVYGQVNRDAAFLVSKRIEQVLPTCFAIEPSWSVERQQALLTPGTFCIFKRTNGPAPGDVEYMRTRVASAELEGQHMRTEIEFLDFGFKRTVNSHDLMFPKQPKLLQNIPLLCSQYIVQGICGDWDKADLAVVHQLIVNQTVHIAIDPTQICDQKFASLRWKDFELNEFLVQQKQIGAPVSKQLMMDHCKKLWKDAPQTPVAEHNNNSIHSSKTPTDIAREQLASRRSLAARLDAQRSIQVTPPRPLNVDAPDYTPKQLPLANVTNVQVPLQGLANTQKPAYVPANPYNRANYQPAEPAAQPYVPKAHPRSLYTYYNVRMNQPMTGIKPAPPNVPIQPYNQPANYVPLSYAPARFTPPPTPSMAQRAQQRTIPAFRTTSLTVGLTYDVDISYVENGPYLFWVHLKSSGPDLSAMMGQIERTKLKPLNQAPELGTACVARFSEDGHLYRALVSAVYAQRYRVVYVDYGNSELLPSSDLFQIPPEMLEIKPFAFRFALAGTKELEPIDESMKRIFKKSAIYRNFELTVQAPESVGSMQTCHLNQNGTNMLELLRQLKNSRQSYAKAEQLQNDDAVEIRFIDSPSNFYVQKVANIGKFEELMDEMFSYYNANQKVPDQLILGAPCIVKCDQEWYRAEILRVDDSVIVRHVDFGYEQNVKRHLIGHIAEKHLEMPRQAIKCCLKGFENSELSENKITDQFEMLAEESNIQRRTFSVRIFRIEPDGLNVVNLLAKNLNVMKKLFKLSMPFEQYLSLEKGQFNANNTRAESVVSSELDKSRILNSTSIVESEDRLQLQEKQQQQKKEQVQQPLVVEIPQPVRAGSGSKNSPDWDKRSSTSAGSKDSKRQQQHIQRFDRHLDSSFETQSTSSYTSGMSSPRKGNRQQNGRTPIQSPRHGKQEANKNARFNNNESPRKNEDAQQRNQRSQNAPQGYAQKPQRQKSTLDGTLSSKRSSGVESDAASSTTESVASTKQEKYVSLDKPFVLQEMKTPSKEAASLSWWVSPFQFYVVPKSASAKYDNVLRDMRQFYRQKQHQPLQLKVGSTVVVRQRKDNAILRATVTACNHMMRKYRVFCVDTGSMITVTSEDVWQLEQRFAEAPCMAHRCSFPSVVTNYDPLYIVDRMEKFVPVNAKVECEFLSKEKINQMSNNNSSWSYTINMFVNGASLRDTLVKAEFLTEVAPEIRVNLLAGQQIRGKFTTIRDMTNFKVQLDYCSNVNFLCSYDDAKFVKSNPDLARRFKEFYEGKSFALNVKNVCENNILHLRPVMPLFKEDRKAFVCPYPVVQSSFQALVVYTSKPYRVYVQPQAIVTAMQNLLDNMFEHYEAKGDSLKKYEAGQICAVRSSDGNWYRARISGKDSNAARPEVFYIDYGNTEEIKRDDIKALDDKFYENASGFAVEINLPLGRPSNEAKLQARLAEILEEKVVTVKSIEVRRNHLIADIIMENNQSVIDLLKAEKLIPGQDLDYMRKQMEKGKSRTYEYIETVDLTLDDEEDKGRKETGNNSKSSSANASPKKKQHNDKDREPKKTKPAEQAPSPAPSPVPLKAPTPVPVEPEPVPKPATPVPVAIEEPEAIPPVQEPAPEPEKPTPPKEDPYKDLDSFVLSHCDNPAHFFVHPIDQLEKLHQLQENLQIVSPSLPQLMNVVNGADCVSLYSVDKCWYRAKIIDAELMVLLFIDFGNTDCVSDTTDIKESMWSHVEPFCLPCALPICPKGTADWVDAANGIFNESYTKFLHFDYLTKGDQYTTSYVNVYIEGEDVAKKLIADGFARPLEYVPSGCSCYISHVNSICDFFIQLERDSKALELIEMYLRDEEKLKPLERFEKGSIVAALFEDDELWYRAQLVRQLPDSRYEVLFIDYGNTSITSKCLQLSEEIAALPSLSKKCSLQLPEDYTSWTPEAEAKFAELTGEGELVFTTQLLKPGQDLVTIDLLLDGENIVERLLPLCQRKETKETSKESLVVTTKAIITHVESTSHMYLQFSEKDSLMDIICEKLNGTKLQPKTKKGSVDELCVIQFPDDMEFYRSRILEVLDDDRYKVILVDYGNSTVVDKLYELPHEFALIKPVAEVCSMEPCPLFEKNKALAVSTLDALLDSCNGVVAVEFVDKSASPPVVKLTTKDKKIKSLNIYDHLQKLIEAELKLIQKKNENSECVISHGSSPKSFYVHLKHNSADLEFIVKTLQSVKKEQLKILDTPSKSSTGLCYSQEDACFYRCIIKTVLEENKGFEAFLLDYGNTLTVSEIWKLPQEIEAIPSLALHCQLSEIPQDVPDEKLEEAFAALLEQHFGEVYEITTQPNEDETSPLSAQMRINYKDFAQELASTVAGVQKPVEAELHNCVVVQYDGPRSFYVQMESDVPALEIMTDKLLDAEQELPVFGDLKEGALCVAQFPEDEVFYRAQIVKVLDEGKCEVHFIDFGNNAVTQQFRQLPEELAKPERFSKHCELEASTMAKCDVALLQTFIDSRFSETFQVEILATKGAGTHVVRLFYQSKNISEKLQENQ, encoded by the exons ATGAATGGACAGCCGCCCAACGCGGGCCCATCCAAGGTGGACCTGTACATCACGCATGTGGATCACGTGGGTCCCTACCTGAAGGTCTACGGCCAGGTGAACAGAGACGCTGCCTTCCTGGTCAGCAAGCGCATCGAGCAGGTGCTGCCCACATGCTTCGCCATCGAGCCCAGCTGGTCGGTGGAGCGCCAGCAGGCCCTCCTCACGCCCGGCACCTTTTGCATCTTCAAGAGGACCAACGGACCGGCTCCCGGGGATGTGGAGTACATGCGCACCCGGGTGGCCAGCGCCGAGCTGGAGGGTCAGCATATGCGCACGGAGATCGAGTTTCTGGACTTCGGCTTCAAGCGCACTGTGAATAGTCATGAT TTAATGTTCCCCAAGCAGCCCAAGCTGCTGCAGAACATTCCGCTGCTCTGCTCCCAGTACATTGTGCAGGGCATCTGCGGCGACTGGGACAAGGCCGATCTGGCGGTGGTTCACCAGCTGATTGTCAACCAGACCGTTCATATCGCCATCGATCCCACACAGATCTGTGACCAAAAGTTCGCCAGCCTGCGCTGGAAGGACTTCGAGCTCAACGAGTTCCTAGTGCAACAGAAGCAAATCGGAGCACCGGTGAGCAAGCAACTCATGATGGACCACTGCAAGAAGCTGTGGAAGGATGCTCCACAGACGCCGGTCGCCGAGCACAACAACAATAGCATACACAGCTCAAAGACGCCCACGGACATTGCCCGTGAGCAGCTGGCTTCGCGTCGATCCTTGGCCGCTCGCCTGGATGCACAGCGCTCGATCCAGGTGACGCCGCCAAGGCCTTTGAATGTCGATGCCCCAGACTATACGCCCAAACAGCTGCCTCTGGCCAATGTG ACAAATGTACAGGTGCCATTGCAAGGCCTGGCCAATACTCAGAAGCCGGCCTATGTGCCAGCCAATCCTTATAATCGTGCCAACTATCAGCCCGCTGAGCCGGCTGCTCAACCTTATGTGCCCAAGGCGCATCCCCGATCGCTTTACACCTACTATAATGTTAGGATGAACCAACCGATGACCGGCATAAAGCCGGCCCCTCCAAATGTGCCCATTCAGCCCTACAACCAACCGGCTAATTACGTCCCGCTCAGTTATGCTCCCGCTCGCTTCACCCCCCCGCCAACGCCGTCGATGGCTCAACGGGCCCAGCAACGCACCATTCCGGCCTTTAGAACCACAAGCCTAACGGTGGGCCTCACGTACGACGTGGACATTAGTTATGTGGAGAATGGTCCGTATCTGTTTTGGGTGCATCTGAAGAGCAGCGGCCCAGATCTCAGCGCGATGATGGGCCAGATTGAGCGCACGAAGCTGAAGCCGCTCAACCAAGCTCCTGAACTTGGAACCGCTTGTGTGGCACGTTTCTCGGAGGATGGCCACTTGTATCGGGCtttggtcagcgctgtctACGCCCAACGTTACCGCGTCGTCTACGTGGACTATGGAAACTCGGAGCTGCTGCCGTCCAGCGATCTCTTCCAAATACCCCCAGAGATGTTGGAGATCAAGCCATTCGCCTTCCGCTTTGCATTGGCCGGAACAAAGGAGCTTGAGCCCATTGACGAGAGCATGAAAAGGATTTTTAAGAAGTCGGCCATATACAGGAATTTTGAGCTGACTGTCCAGGCGCCGGAGAGCGTGGGTTCCATGCAGACCTGTCACCTCAACCAGAAT GGTACCAATATGCTTGAACTACTCCGACAACTAAAAAACTCACGTCAATCCTACGCAAAGGCTGAGCAACTGCAGAACGACGACGCCGTAGAGATCCGCTTCATTGATTCGCCCAGCAACTTCTATGTACAGAAAGTGGCCAACATCGGAAAGTTCGAAGAGCTCATGGACGAGATGTTCTCCTACTACAATGCAAACCAGAAGGTGCCCGATCAGTTGATCCTGGGCGCACCATGCATTGTAAAATGCGATCAGGAATGGTACCGTGCGGAGATCCTGCGTGTTGATGACTCTGTAATCGTGCGGCACGTAGATTTTGGCTATGAACAGAATGTGAAACGCCACCTTATCGGCCACATAGCCGAGAAGCATTTGGAGATGCCGCGCCAAGCAATCAAGTGCTGCCTAAAAGGCTTCGAAAATAGTGAACTGAGCGAGAACAAGATTACCGACCAGTTTGAGATGTTGGCCGAGGAATCCAATATCCAACGTCGTACATTTAGTGTGCGTATCTTTCGCATAGAACCCGATGGTCTGAATGTGGTCAATCTGCTGGCCAAGAACCTGAATGTGATGAAGAAGCTCTTTAAACTTTCCATGCCCTTCGAGCAGTATCTTTCGCTGGAGAAGGGCCAGTTCAATGCTAATAACACACGCGCTGAGTCTGTGGTTTCTTCTGAGCTGGATAAAAGCCGTATTCTCAACTCTACCAGCATTGTGGAGAGCGAGGATCGTTTGCAGTTGCAGgagaaacagcagcaacaaaagaAAGAGCAGGTGCAGCAGCCACTAGTGGTTGAAATTCCGCAGCCGGTGAGGGCAGGAAGTGGAAGCAAAAACTCCCCAGATTGGGACAAGCGAAGCTCCACCTCGGCGGGCTCCAAGGACAGCAAGCGTCAGCAGCAGCATATTCAGCGGTTCGATCGCCATTTAGACTCGAGCTTCGAGACGCAGAGCACCAGCAGCTACACCAGTGGCATGAGTTCGCCCCGCAAGGGCAATCGACAACAGAATGGTCGCACACCGATTCAGTCACCACGGCATGGTAAACAGGAAGCGAACAAAAATGC ACGCTTTAACAACAACGAGTCGCCACGAAAGAATGAAGACGCCCAGCAGCGGAACCAACGCTCTCAGAATGCTCCTCAGGGCTATGCCCAAAAACCGCAGCGCCAAAAGTCGACTTTAGATGGAACCCTCAGCTCGAAGCGTTCCAGCGGAGTCGAGAGTGATGCTGCCTCTTCCACAACCGAATCGGTGGCATCCACCAAGCAAGAGAAGTATGTATCTCTGGACAAACCATTTGTGCTGCAGGAAATGAAAACACCCAGCAAAGAGGCGGCTAGTCTGTCCTGGTGGGTCTCGCCCTTCCAGTTCTACGTGGTCCCCAAGTCGGCCTCGGCAAAGTACGATAATGTCCTGCGCGATATGAGACAATTCTACCGCCAGAAGCAACATCAGCCACTACAGCTGAAGGTTGGATCCACTGTGGTGGTGCGCCAGCGAAAGGACAACGCCATACTCCGAGCTACAGTGACCGCCTGCAACCACATGATGCGCAAGTACCGCGTCTTCTGTGTGGACACGGGCAGCATGATTACGGTCACCTCGGAGGATGTTTGGCAATTGGAGCAGCGCTTCGCGGAGGCACCCTGCATGGCCCATCGTTGCAGCTTCCCCAGTGTGGTTACCAATTATGATCCCTTGTATATTGTGGACCGCATGGAGAAGTTTGTACCAGTCAATGCCAAAGTAGAATGCGAATTTCTGTCCAAAGAGAAGATCAACCAAATGTCAAATAACAACAGTAGTTGGTCCTACACAATAAACATGTTTGTGAATGGAGCATCCCTGCGAGACACGCTGGTCAAAGCTGAATTTCTAACTGAGGTGGCGCCCG AGATTCGCGTAAACCTTCTGGCTGGTCAACAGATTAGAGGCAAATTCACTACTATTCGCGACATGACGAACTTTAAGGTTCAGCTTGATTACTGCAGCAATGTAAACTTTCTGTGTAGCTACGACGATGCGAAATTTGTTAAGTCCAATCCTGATTTAGCCAGGCGATTCAAGGAGTTCTACGAGGGAAAATCGTTTGCCCTCAATGTCAAGAATGTTTGCGAAAACAATAT CCTGCATCTGAGACCTGTAATGCCGTTGTTCAAGGAGGATCGCAAGGCATTCGTCTGCCCTTATCCTGTAGTGCAGAGCTCATTCCAAGCACTCGTTGTGTACACATCTAAGCCCTATCGCGTTTACGTCCAACCCCAGGCAATTGTAACTGCCATGCAGAATCTGTTGGATAATATGTTTGAGCACTATGAGGCCAAGG GTGACTCTCTAAAGAAATACGAAGCGGGCCAGATCTGTGCAGTTCGCAGTTCCGACGGCAACTGGTACAGAGCCAGAATTTCTGGAAAGGATTCAAATGCAGCACGCCCCGAGGTATTCTATATCGATTATGGCAATACGGAGGAAATAAAGCGTGACGACATCAAGGCATTGGACGATAAGTTTTATGAGAATGCCAGCGGCTTTGCAGTAGAGATCAATTTGCCGCTTGGCCGCCCCAGCAACGAAGCCAAACTGCAGGCTCGCCTAGCTGAGATTCTTGAGGAAAAAGTGGTCACTGTCAAATCGATTGAGGTGCGCCGTAATCACCTCATTGCCGATATCATTATGGAGAACAATCAGAGTGTGATAGACCTGCTGAAAGCTGAGAAACTCATACCCGGCCAGGATCTGGACTACATGCGCAAGCAAATGGAGAAAGGAAAGTCGCGCACCTACGAGTACATTGAAACAGTGGACTTAACCCTGGATGACGAGGAGGATAAGGGACGCAAGGAAACTGGCaacaacagcaagtcgagctCGGCAAATGCCTCGCCTAAGAAGAAACAACACAATGACAAGGATCGGGAGCCGAAGAAGACTAAGCCAGCAGAGCAGGCTCCTTCTCCTGCTCCTTCGCCAGTTCCATTGAAAGCTCCTACCCCTGTTCCTGTGGAACCAGAACCTGTGCCAAAACCAGCAACTCCAGTTCCTGTTGCTATCGAGGAACCAGAAGCGATACCGCCCGTCCAAGAGCCTGCACCAGAGCCCGAAAAGCCAACTCCTCCAAAGGAGGATCCTTACAAAGATTTGGACAGCTTCGTGCTTAGCCATTGTGACAATCCAGCGCACTTCTTTGTTCACCCGATCGATCAGCTAGAAAAACTGCACCAGCTGCAGGAAAACCTTCAGATTGTGTCACCTTCATTGCCTCAATTGATGAACGTGGTGAACGGTGCAGACTGCGTTTCGCTGTACTCGGTAGACAAGTGCTGGTATCGCGCCAAAATCATCGATGCCGAACTTATGGTATTACTGTTCATCGACTTTGGCAACACGGATTGCGTGTCGGACACCACAGACATCAAAGAAAGCATGTGGTCGCACGTGGAGCCCTTCTGCTTGCCATGTGCGCTCCCCATTTGCCCCAAGGGGACTGCGGATTGGGTGGATGCAGCGAACGGAATTTTCAACGAATCATATACGAAGTTCCTGCACTTTGACTACCTTACCAAAGGGGATCAATACACGACCAGCTATGTTAATGTGTACATCGAAGGCGAAGATGTGGCTAAGAAGTTGATTGCTGATGGCTTTGCTAGGCCCCTGGAATATGTGCCCAGCGGATGCAGCTGTTACATTTCACATGTGAACTCAATTTGTGACTTCTTTATTCAGCTGGAACGAGATTCAAAAGCTTTGGAACTGATTGAGATGTATTTGCGCGACGAGGAGAAACTGAAGCCACTGGAGCGATTCGAAAAGGGTTCCATTGTGGCTGCTCTGTTTGAGGACGATGAACTGTGGTATCGAGCCCAGTTGGTAAGGCAGTTGCCAGACTCCCGGTATGAAGTGCTCTTCATTGACTACGGTAACACATCCATCACATCAAAGTGTCTGCAGCTCTCCGAGGAGATTGCTGCTTTGCCCAGTTTATCCAAGAAATGTTCGCTACAGTTGCCGGAGGACTACACTTCGTGGACCCCAGAGGCGGAGGCTAAATTTGCCGAGCTGACTGGCGAGGGTGAGCTGGTGTTCACCACACAGCTTCTGAAGCCAGGGCAGGATCTTGTCACCATTGATCTCCTGTTGGATGGAGAAAACATCGTCGAGCGTCTGCTGCCGTTGTGCCAGCGAAAGGAAACAAAGGAGACCAGCAAGGAGTCGCTAGTTGTCACCACTAAAGCCATAATCACACACGTGGAGAGTACCTCCCATATGTACCTGCAGTTCAGCGAGAAGGATTCGTTGATGGATATTATTTGCGAGAAGCTAAATGGAACCAAGTTGCAGCCCAAAACGAAAAAGGGCTCAGTGGATGAGTTGTGTGTGATTCAATTTCCCGACGACATGGAGTTTTATCGCTCAAGAATTCTGGAAGTGCTCGATGATGATCGATACAAAGTAATTTTGGTTGACTATGGTAATTCAACAGTGGTAGATAAGCTGTACGAGTTGCCCCATGAGTTTGCGCTTATTAAACCTGTGGCTGAGGTCTGCAGCATGGAACCGTGCCCTCTATTTGAGAAAAACAAGGCCCTGGCCGTTTCAACACTCGACGCGCTGCTGGACAGCTGTAATGGTGTTGTGGCAGTGGAATTTGTAGACAAGTCAGCCAGTCCGCCGGTGGTCAAACTGACAACTAAGGATAAGAAGATTAAAAGCCTGAACATCTATGATCACTTACAGAAACTAATTGAGGCGGAGTTAAAACTAATCCAAAAGAAAAACGAGAACTCTGAATGTGTCATCTCGCATGGCAGCTCTCCGAAGAGTTTTTATGTGCATCTGAAACACAATTCCGCGGATTTGGAATTCATTGTAAAGACACTGCAGTCCGTGAAGAAGGAGCAACTAAAGATATTGGACACACCTAGCAAGAGTTCGACTGGGCTTTGCTACTCCCAGGAAGATGCCTGTTTCTACCGCTGCATAATCAAGACTGTGTTGGAGGAGAACAAGGGCTTTGAAGCCTTTTTGTTGGACTACGGAAACACCCTGACCGTTTCGGAGATCTGGAAGTTACCGCAGGAGATAGAGGCAATTCCTTCGCTGGCCCTGCATTGCCAACTGAGTGAGATACCACAAGATGTGCCCGATGAAAAGCTAGAGGAGGCCTTTGCCGCCTTACTAGAACAGCACTTCGGAGAAGTTTACGAAATAACCACACAACCGAACGAGGATGAAACGAGTCCTTTATCTGCTCAAATGCGTATCAACTACAAGGACTTTGCGCAGGAGCTGGCCAGTACAGTGGCCGGGGTACAAAAACCTGTCGAAGCAGAACTACACAACTGCGTTGTGGTGCAGTACGATGGACCCAGATCCTTCTACGTGCAGATGGAGAGCGATGTACCAGCGCTAGAGATAATGACTGATAAACTCCTTGATGCAGAGCAGGAGTTGCCCGTCTTTGGCGACCTCAAAGAGGGGGCTTTATGCGTGGCCCAGTTCCCGGAGGACGAGGTCTTCTATCGCGCCCAGATTGTCAAGGTTTTGGACGAGGGAAAGTGCGAGGTGCATTTTATTGACTTCGGAAACAACGCTGTGACCCAGCAGTTCCGCCAGCTGCCGGAGGAGCTGGCCAAACCGGAGCGATTCAGCAAGCACTGCGAACTGGAGGCGTCCACAATGGCCAAGTGCGATGTGGCCCTGCTTCAGACTTTCATTGACTCTCGCTTCTCCGAGACATTCCAGGTGGAGATTCTGGCCACCAAGGGAGCTGGCACTCATGTCGTGCGGCTCTTTTATCAGAGCAAGAACATCAGCGAGAAGCTGCAGGAAAATCAGTGA
- the LOC119550320 gene encoding proteoglycan 4 — MNGTRRPKSLKTVRLADVLYDEHKRMLTLCRSCERHFITFQAFYSHITDCSGLKHIVAPTEPLSYDDAKRETRLVNGRQELHIYDLEAVKSSNDSAIDWEAELEDPRWYTDSKPTVQAQSKTKSKENIVKEYLVELTEEPPEPETVPMKRQRCQSAPRRPILTAQQQRRSRTSLPSNQPPTAKAKKDTILVPNVLEDLRRLEGLPAAPNKSRLPADRPSQLPPKATSQKPPQAISQKAPQATSQKPPQETSQKPHQGTSQQTPTATSQKPPPRTFQRAAPPMPADPVPATTVKITPPLQNPPIDGTQKILNKLRACGVEVKRGNTRLNVTTPIEPDPTKNQATLDIMRKLQSKGIRCTKVKKP; from the exons ATGAATGGAACGCGTAGACCTAAGTCGCTGAAGACGGTTCGCTTGGCCGACGTGTTGTACGACGAGCATAAACGCATGCTGACACTCTGCCGCAGCTGCGAACGCCATTTTATAACGTTCCAAGCGTTCTACAGCCATATAACCGACTGTTCGGGACTAAAACATATAGTGGCCCCAACCGAACCGCTTTCATACGATGACGCCAAGCGGGAAACGAGGCTGGTAAATGGCCGCCAGGAG CTCCACATCTACGATCTTGAGGCGGTGAAGAGTTCGAACGACAGTGCCATCGACTGGGAGGCAGAGCTGGAGGATCCGCGCTGGTACACCGACTCCAAGCCCACTGTACAAGCCCAGTCCAAAACCAAATCCAAGGAAAATATTGTCAAGGAGTACTTGGTTGAGCTGACCGAAGAGCCGCCTGAACCGGAAACGGTGCCCATGAAACGCCAGCGTTGCCAAAGCGCTCCTCGCCGCCCCATTCTGACCGCCCAGCAGCAGCGAAGGTCACGAACCAGCCTGCCTTCTAACCAACCGCCCACAGCGAAGGCGAAAAAGGACACTATCCTGGTGCCCAATGTGCTGGAGGATCTGAGGCGTCTGGAGGGCTTGCCAGCAGCTCCGAATAAATCTCGTTTACCAGCTGATAGGCCATCGCAGTTACCGCCTAAGGCTACATCTCAAAAACCTCCTCAAGCGATATCTCAAAAAGCTCCTCAAGCAACATCTCAAAAACCTCCTCAAGAGACATCTCAAAAACCTCATCAAGGGACTTCTCAACAAACTCCTACAGCGACATCGCAAAAACCTCCTCCCAGGACATTCCAAAGGGCTGCACCTCCGATGCCAGCTGACCCTGTTCCTGCCACAACAGTCAAAATAACACCTCCCCTGCAGAACCCACCCATTGATGGGACACAAAAAATTCTTAACAAACTAAGAGCCTGCGGCGTGGAGGTGAAACGGGGAAATACGCGTCTCAATGTCACTACGCCAATCGAACCTGATCCAACCAAAAACCAAGCAACCCTGGACATTATGCGGAAGCTACAGTCGAAGGGTATAAGATGCACCAAAGTCAAAAAACCGTAG